One Thiohalomonas denitrificans DNA segment encodes these proteins:
- a CDS encoding phenylpyruvate tautomerase MIF-related protein — protein MPYLMVKTNQPVPSTPKGEFLALASQTVAEALGKPERLVMVALEDESSMVFGGDHAPCVYMELKSIGLPQERTAELSESLCTLIEKTLGIVRERIFIEFADAERHMWGYNGGTFAK, from the coding sequence ATGCCCTATCTGATGGTAAAGACCAACCAGCCCGTCCCGTCCACCCCAAAGGGGGAGTTCCTCGCCCTCGCCTCACAGACGGTAGCCGAGGCCCTGGGTAAGCCGGAACGCCTGGTGATGGTGGCTCTGGAAGATGAGAGCTCCATGGTCTTTGGGGGTGACCATGCTCCCTGCGTCTACATGGAACTGAAGAGCATCGGACTGCCGCAAGAGCGCACGGCCGAACTGTCGGAAAGCTTGTGCACCCTCATCGAGAAGACACTGGGCATCGTCCGCGAGCGTATCTTCATCGAATTTGCCGATGCCGAACGGCACATGTGGGGCTATAACGGCGGCACCTTTGCGAAATAG
- a CDS encoding DUF4124 domain-containing protein, with the protein MTRSNAYRTLIATICLVLAAPAVAKMYKWTDNEGNIHYSQIPPEGREAREIAAPPKVRPQQAEEPAQDKTAQPEGEESAKEPELTPEQQAEREQLYRRNCDAAQKNLKLFQNARRIMENGELVIITEEDRAKRLESTREQIEKYCNP; encoded by the coding sequence ATGACAAGAAGCAACGCTTATCGCACCCTGATTGCCACAATCTGTCTTGTGCTGGCCGCACCGGCAGTCGCTAAGATGTACAAATGGACTGACAACGAAGGCAATATTCACTACTCACAGATTCCGCCCGAGGGGCGAGAGGCACGGGAGATAGCTGCCCCGCCGAAGGTCAGACCACAACAGGCTGAAGAACCGGCACAGGACAAGACCGCCCAACCCGAGGGCGAGGAGAGCGCCAAAGAACCGGAGCTCACCCCCGAACAGCAGGCCGAACGGGAACAGCTCTACCGGCGCAACTGCGACGCGGCACAAAAGAACCTCAAGCTTTTCCAGAACGCCCGGCGCATCATGGAAAATGGCGAGCTGGTGATCATCACTGAAGAGGATCGCGCCAAACGCCTCGAAAGCACCCGGGAGCAGATCGAAAAATACTGCAACCCCTAA
- a CDS encoding acetolactate synthase 3 large subunit translates to MELTGAEILVRFLKDEGVEHVFGYPGGAVLHIYDAIFRQDDVKHVLVRHEQAATHAADGYARSTGKPGVVLVTSGPGATNAVTGIATAYMDSIPMVVLTGQVNSALIGNDAFQEVDAVGITRPCVKHNFLVKDVAQLASTLKKAFYIATTGRPGPVVVDIPKDITALRTKYTHPKKAHLRSYNPVVKGHTGQIKRAVNLMLSAKRPLIYSGGGVILDNASKALTDFAKLLGFPVTNTSMGLGGYPATDKQFLGMLGMHGTYEANLSVSHCDLLIAIGARFDDRVTGNIAKFAPHAKIIHVDIDPASISKNVKVDVPIVGSVSNVLKDMNKLVKEAGKAPDGPALAKWWEQIEDWRAKECLRYDQKSDVIKPQYVIDTLYEVTKGDAFVTSDVGQHQMWAAQFYKFDKPRRWINSGGLGTMGFGMPAAMGVQFAHPKSKVACITGEGSIQMNIQELSTCLQYGLPIKVVCLNNRYLGMVRQWQEFFYEKRYSNSYMESLPDFVKLAEAYGHVGMQIEKPEDVKPALEEAFSKHKNRFVFLNFITDQTENVYPMVPAGAGLEEMILV, encoded by the coding sequence GTGGAGCTGACCGGTGCTGAAATCCTCGTTCGCTTCCTGAAAGACGAAGGCGTTGAACACGTGTTCGGCTATCCGGGAGGCGCCGTCCTGCACATTTACGATGCGATATTCAGGCAGGACGATGTAAAGCATGTACTGGTACGCCACGAGCAGGCGGCCACGCACGCCGCCGATGGCTATGCCCGTTCTACCGGCAAACCCGGCGTGGTGCTGGTCACCTCGGGCCCGGGTGCCACCAATGCCGTGACCGGCATTGCCACCGCCTACATGGACTCGATCCCCATGGTGGTGCTTACCGGCCAGGTGAACAGCGCCCTCATCGGCAACGACGCCTTTCAGGAGGTGGATGCGGTAGGGATAACCCGTCCGTGCGTGAAGCACAACTTCCTGGTGAAGGATGTCGCTCAGCTGGCCTCGACCCTGAAGAAGGCCTTCTATATCGCAACCACCGGCCGGCCGGGACCGGTGGTGGTGGATATTCCCAAAGACATCACTGCCCTTCGGACAAAGTACACCCATCCCAAGAAGGCACATCTCCGCTCCTACAACCCGGTGGTGAAGGGGCATACGGGCCAGATCAAGCGGGCGGTAAACCTGATGCTCTCGGCCAAACGGCCGCTCATCTACAGCGGCGGCGGGGTGATTCTGGACAATGCCTCGAAAGCGCTGACCGATTTTGCCAAGCTGCTAGGCTTTCCGGTTACCAACACGTCCATGGGACTCGGGGGCTATCCGGCCACTGACAAACAGTTCCTCGGAATGCTGGGTATGCACGGCACCTACGAGGCCAACCTGTCGGTCTCCCATTGCGATCTGCTGATCGCCATTGGCGCCCGCTTCGATGACCGGGTGACCGGAAATATCGCCAAATTCGCGCCGCACGCGAAGATCATCCACGTGGATATCGACCCGGCGTCCATCTCGAAGAACGTCAAGGTGGATGTGCCTATCGTGGGCAGCGTATCCAATGTGCTGAAGGACATGAACAAGCTGGTGAAGGAGGCGGGCAAGGCGCCTGACGGACCGGCGCTGGCGAAGTGGTGGGAGCAGATCGAGGATTGGCGCGCCAAGGAGTGCCTCAGGTATGACCAGAAGAGCGACGTTATCAAGCCGCAGTATGTGATTGATACGTTGTATGAGGTGACCAAGGGGGACGCCTTCGTGACGTCGGATGTGGGTCAGCACCAGATGTGGGCGGCCCAGTTCTACAAGTTCGACAAACCGCGCCGCTGGATCAACTCCGGAGGCCTTGGCACCATGGGCTTCGGTATGCCTGCTGCCATGGGCGTACAGTTTGCTCATCCCAAATCCAAGGTGGCCTGCATTACGGGCGAGGGCAGCATCCAGATGAACATCCAGGAGCTGTCCACCTGCCTGCAGTATGGCTTGCCGATCAAGGTCGTCTGCCTCAATAACCGCTATCTCGGAATGGTGCGTCAGTGGCAGGAGTTCTTTTACGAGAAGCGGTATTCGAATTCCTATATGGAGTCTCTCCCGGATTTTGTGAAGCTGGCGGAGGCCTACGGACACGTCGGCATGCAGATCGAGAAGCCCGAGGATGTGAAACCCGCGCTCGAGGAGGCATTTTCCAAACACAAGAACCGGTTCGTATTCCTGAACTTTATTACGGACCAGACGGAAAACGTCTATCCAATGGTGCCGGCCGGTGCCGGCCTTGAAGAAATGATTCTGGTTTGA
- the ilvN gene encoding acetolactate synthase small subunit: MRHIISILMENEAGALSRVAGLFSARGYNIESLTVAPTEDASLSRMTLVTRGSDEIIEQITKQLNKLIDVVKLADLTEGPHIEREMMVIKAKAKGHEERAEIKRLCDFFRGRVIDVTDASYTIELTGTGDKLDAFIDALGENNIMETVRTGVSAISRGTNSLRV; encoded by the coding sequence ATGCGGCACATCATCTCGATTCTGATGGAAAATGAAGCGGGCGCCCTGTCCCGGGTTGCCGGTCTGTTTTCCGCGCGTGGTTACAACATCGAGTCGCTTACCGTGGCTCCCACGGAGGATGCCTCGCTGTCGCGGATGACACTGGTCACTCGCGGTTCGGATGAGATCATCGAGCAGATCACCAAACAGCTGAACAAGCTCATCGATGTGGTCAAACTGGCGGACCTGACCGAAGGGCCCCATATCGAACGGGAGATGATGGTCATCAAGGCCAAGGCCAAAGGACACGAGGAGCGCGCCGAGATCAAGCGCCTGTGCGACTTCTTCCGAGGCCGGGTGATCGACGTCACCGATGCCAGTTATACGATTGAGCTGACCGGCACCGGCGACAAGCTGGACGCCTTTATCGACGCACTCGGCGAAAACAACATCATGGAGACCGTCCGTACCGGCGTCTCCGCCATCTCCCGAGGCACCAACAGCCTGCGGGTATAG
- the ilvC gene encoding ketol-acid reductoisomerase, whose product MNTNNNLHKRIKDMMNIYYDKDCDLSIIRGMKVAIVGYGSQGHAHANNLKESGVDVTVALREGSSSAKKAESAGLTVKAVDEACKAADLVMVLAPDENQAEIYNKSIAPNLKQGAVLAFAHGFNIHYNQIVPRADLDVIMIAPKAPGHTVRSEFTRGGGIPDLIAIHQDASGKAREIALSYASAIGGGRTGIIETTFKDETETDLFGEQAVLCGGTVELVRAGFETLVDAGYAPEMAYFECLHELKLIVDLMYEGGIANMNYSISNNAEYGEYVTGPKIINDQSRAAMREALKNIQNGEYAKRFILEGSTNYPEMTAIRRNNAEHEIEKTGERLRSMMPWITANALVDKEKN is encoded by the coding sequence CTGAACACAAACAACAATTTGCATAAACGGATAAAGGACATGATGAACATCTATTACGACAAAGACTGCGACCTCTCCATCATTCGGGGAATGAAGGTGGCGATCGTGGGTTATGGTTCCCAAGGGCACGCCCACGCCAATAACCTCAAGGAATCCGGAGTCGATGTCACGGTTGCGCTGCGTGAAGGCTCCTCTTCGGCCAAAAAGGCGGAAAGCGCCGGTCTGACCGTCAAAGCCGTCGACGAAGCCTGCAAGGCGGCGGACCTGGTGATGGTGTTGGCCCCGGATGAGAATCAAGCCGAGATCTACAACAAGAGCATCGCACCGAACCTGAAGCAGGGTGCCGTTCTGGCTTTCGCCCACGGCTTCAATATCCACTATAACCAGATCGTGCCGCGTGCCGATCTGGACGTGATCATGATCGCCCCCAAGGCCCCGGGACATACCGTACGCTCCGAGTTTACCCGCGGCGGCGGCATTCCCGACCTCATCGCCATCCACCAGGACGCCAGCGGCAAGGCCCGGGAAATCGCCCTGTCCTACGCCTCTGCCATCGGCGGCGGCCGTACCGGCATCATCGAGACCACCTTCAAGGATGAGACCGAGACCGACCTGTTCGGCGAACAGGCGGTGCTCTGCGGCGGTACGGTTGAGCTGGTGCGTGCCGGCTTCGAGACTCTGGTGGACGCCGGTTATGCGCCGGAAATGGCCTATTTCGAGTGTCTGCACGAGTTGAAGCTGATTGTCGACCTGATGTACGAGGGTGGCATCGCCAACATGAACTACTCTATCTCCAATAACGCGGAGTATGGCGAATACGTTACCGGCCCAAAGATCATCAACGATCAGAGCCGTGCCGCCATGCGTGAGGCCCTGAAGAACATCCAGAACGGTGAATACGCCAAGCGGTTCATCCTCGAAGGCAGCACCAACTATCCGGAGATGACGGCCATTCGTCGTAACAACGCCGAGCACGAAATCGAAAAGACCGGCGAACGGCTGCGCTCCATGATGCCCTGGATCACCGCCAACGCGCTGGTGGACAAGGAGAAAAACTAG
- the pssA gene encoding CDP-diacylglycerol--serine O-phosphatidyltransferase, which translates to MNTPERRHRGIYLLPNLFTTAALFAGFYAIVAAMNDQFEAAAVAIFVAMVLDGLDGRVARMTNTQSEFGAQYDSLADLISFGLAPALVMYEWSLAGLGKLGWLAAFIYTAGAALRLARFNVQLAVADKRYFTGLASPASAGVLTGMVWVFQDYGIEGEQLAWATLAVTVACGILMVSNVRYYSFKDLDVRGKVPFFALLIIVLVFVLVSTDPPKVLFGAFLVYALSGPVTTLMLLRRRRAKLSTAADDDGEED; encoded by the coding sequence ATGAATACACCGGAACGCCGTCATCGCGGTATCTATCTGCTGCCGAACCTGTTTACCACCGCCGCCCTGTTTGCCGGATTCTATGCCATCGTTGCGGCGATGAACGACCAGTTCGAGGCGGCCGCCGTGGCCATCTTCGTGGCTATGGTGCTGGATGGTCTCGATGGGCGTGTGGCACGCATGACCAATACCCAGAGCGAGTTCGGTGCGCAGTATGACAGCCTTGCCGATCTCATCTCCTTCGGGCTGGCTCCGGCCCTGGTGATGTACGAGTGGTCATTGGCCGGGCTCGGCAAGCTCGGGTGGCTGGCGGCCTTCATCTATACGGCCGGCGCGGCTTTGCGGTTGGCACGCTTCAATGTACAACTGGCCGTCGCCGACAAACGCTACTTCACCGGTCTGGCGAGCCCCGCTTCGGCAGGTGTACTTACGGGAATGGTCTGGGTTTTCCAGGATTATGGCATCGAGGGCGAACAGTTGGCGTGGGCGACTCTGGCAGTCACCGTCGCCTGCGGGATACTGATGGTCAGCAACGTGCGCTACTACAGCTTCAAGGATCTGGATGTTCGTGGAAAGGTGCCGTTCTTTGCCCTGCTGATCATCGTCCTGGTCTTCGTCCTGGTATCCACCGACCCGCCCAAGGTGCTGTTCGGTGCCTTCCTCGTCTACGCCCTCTCCGGTCCGGTCACCACCCTGATGCTCCTCCGCCGCCGCCGGGCCAAGCTCTCGACGGCTGCGGACGACGATGGTGAGGAGGATTAA